In a single window of the Anaerocolumna cellulosilytica genome:
- the ilvN gene encoding acetolactate synthase small subunit, which translates to MKMVLSILVDNTAGVLSRVSGLFSRRGYNIDSLTVGETENPVFSRMTVVVNGDDQILEQIRKQLLKLEDVKEVKELLPDESVCRELILVKVLSTVKERQAIIAVADIFRAKIVDVALESLMIELTGNQAKIDAFIKLLEGYTIKEMVRTGITGLTRGSGDIADYLDD; encoded by the coding sequence ATGAAGATGGTATTATCCATCCTGGTGGATAATACGGCAGGTGTATTAAGCCGTGTTTCCGGGTTATTCAGCAGGAGAGGCTACAATATTGACAGTCTTACAGTAGGTGAGACAGAGAACCCGGTTTTTTCCCGAATGACTGTAGTAGTCAACGGGGATGATCAGATTTTGGAACAAATCAGGAAGCAACTGTTAAAATTGGAAGATGTCAAGGAAGTAAAGGAACTTTTACCTGACGAATCCGTTTGCAGAGAGTTGATATTGGTAAAAGTCCTGTCTACAGTTAAAGAGAGACAGGCAATTATTGCAGTTGCTGATATTTTCAGGGCAAAGATAGTAGATGTAGCTTTGGAATCCCTGATGATTGAACTTACGGGGAATCAGGCTAAGATAGATGCTTTTATAAAATTACTGGAAGGCTATACCATTAAAGAAATGGTTCGCACAGGTATTACAGGGTTAACCAGAGGTTCAGGCGATATAGCGGATTATCTGGATGATTGA
- the leuD gene encoding 3-isopropylmalate dehydratase small subunit, whose amino-acid sequence MKAHGTVHKYGDNVDTDVIIPARYLNSSDPAELAKKCMEDIDPEFVGRVKLGDIMVANKNFGCGSSREHAPIAIKAAGIHCVIAETFARIFYRNAINIGLPIIECPEAAKAIEAGDEVEIDFDNGMIYNITKDTSYQGQAFPEFMQKIIKAEGLINYINS is encoded by the coding sequence ATGAAAGCACATGGTACGGTACACAAATATGGAGACAATGTTGATACAGATGTTATTATACCCGCAAGGTATCTAAATTCCTCTGATCCGGCTGAATTAGCAAAAAAATGTATGGAGGACATTGATCCGGAATTTGTTGGCAGGGTTAAGTTAGGTGATATTATGGTCGCTAATAAGAATTTTGGCTGCGGTTCCTCCAGAGAACATGCACCTATTGCCATTAAGGCAGCAGGGATTCATTGTGTAATCGCTGAGACCTTTGCCAGAATATTTTATCGAAATGCTATTAATATCGGACTTCCAATTATAGAATGTCCTGAAGCAGCAAAAGCCATTGAAGCAGGAGATGAAGTAGAAATCGACTTTGATAATGGTATGATTTATAATATTACAAAGGATACCAGTTATCAAGGGCAGGCATTTCCAGAATTTATGCAAAAGATTATAAAAGCAGAAGGACTTATTAATTATATAAACAGTTAA
- a CDS encoding shikimate dehydrogenase family protein encodes MEYGLIGEKLGHSFSKPIHERLAEYEYEITPLTREAFKEFMNKRAFKGINVTIPYKSEVIPYLDEIDEKALKIGAVNTIVNRTGKLIGFNTDVLGFQYTLEYNRIEVDGKKVLVLGNGGASKAVIAALELGKAGEIIIVKHRKSDGVLTYEECKKIHSDAELIINTSPVGMYPNIGESPIDLSFYPNCTAVIDIIYNPLKTKLLQQAEELGKQAVNGMEMLIAQAKYAVEIFLNKEIPDAEITIIHKETLDNLV; translated from the coding sequence TAGCAGAATATGAATATGAAATTACTCCCCTAACAAGAGAGGCTTTTAAGGAGTTTATGAATAAGAGAGCCTTTAAGGGTATTAATGTAACCATTCCGTATAAAAGTGAGGTAATACCCTATCTGGATGAAATAGATGAAAAGGCTTTAAAAATCGGAGCCGTTAATACGATTGTGAACAGAACCGGCAAATTAATAGGATTTAATACCGATGTATTGGGATTTCAATATACCTTGGAATACAACCGTATTGAAGTTGACGGTAAGAAAGTGCTTGTACTTGGTAATGGCGGTGCTTCCAAAGCCGTAATCGCAGCATTGGAGCTAGGCAAAGCCGGTGAAATAATTATTGTAAAACATAGAAAAAGTGATGGTGTTTTAACCTATGAAGAATGTAAGAAAATCCATTCTGATGCAGAACTTATTATAAATACCAGCCCCGTGGGTATGTATCCGAATATAGGTGAAAGCCCCATTGACTTAAGCTTTTACCCTAACTGTACCGCTGTAATTGATATAATTTATAACCCTTTAAAGACAAAGTTATTACAGCAGGCAGAAGAACTAGGCAAACAGGCTGTTAACGGTATGGAAATGCTGATAGCGCAGGCTAAATATGCTGTTGAGATTTTTCTTAATAAAGAAATACCAGATGCAGAGATTACTATAATCCATAAAGAGACTTTAGATAACTTGGTATAA
- the ilvC gene encoding ketol-acid reductoisomerase, whose translation MAKIFYQEDCNLSLLEGKTIAVIGYGSQGHAHALNAKESGVHVIIGLYEGSKSWAKAEAAGFEVYSAAEAAKKADIIMILTNDEKQGKLYKESIEPNLEPGNALMFAHGFSIHFGQIIPPADVDVMMIAPKGPGHTVRGQYLEGQGVPCLIAVAQDATGKAHDLGLAYALAIGGARAGVLQTTFREETETDLFGEQAVLCGGVTELMKAGFEVLVEAGYEPESAYFECIHEMKLIVDLINESGFAGMRYSISNTAEYGDYITGPKIITEDTKNAMRQVLKDIQEGVFARNWLLENQIGCTNFLAKRRKESEHQLETVGAELRKMMSWTNKSKLINN comes from the coding sequence ATGGCAAAGATATTTTATCAAGAAGATTGTAACTTATCATTATTAGAAGGCAAGACAATAGCGGTTATCGGTTATGGCAGCCAGGGACATGCCCACGCTTTAAATGCAAAAGAATCAGGAGTTCATGTTATTATCGGTCTTTATGAAGGCAGTAAATCATGGGCGAAAGCGGAAGCAGCCGGCTTTGAAGTATATAGCGCAGCAGAAGCAGCGAAAAAAGCTGATATTATCATGATTTTAACCAATGATGAAAAACAGGGAAAACTATATAAAGAATCTATCGAACCAAACTTAGAGCCAGGGAATGCGCTAATGTTTGCACATGGTTTCTCCATCCATTTCGGACAGATTATTCCTCCGGCAGATGTTGATGTAATGATGATTGCACCAAAAGGACCCGGACATACAGTAAGAGGTCAGTACTTAGAAGGACAAGGAGTTCCTTGTCTAATCGCTGTAGCTCAGGATGCTACCGGAAAAGCACATGACTTAGGCTTAGCCTATGCGCTTGCAATCGGTGGCGCTCGTGCAGGTGTATTACAAACAACTTTCCGTGAAGAGACAGAAACGGACTTATTTGGTGAACAAGCTGTATTATGCGGTGGTGTAACTGAATTAATGAAAGCTGGTTTTGAAGTATTAGTTGAAGCTGGATATGAACCGGAAAGTGCATATTTTGAATGTATCCATGAAATGAAATTAATTGTAGACTTAATTAATGAAAGTGGTTTTGCAGGAATGAGATACTCTATCTCCAATACCGCAGAATATGGAGATTATATCACTGGACCAAAGATTATAACAGAAGATACAAAGAATGCTATGAGACAAGTATTAAAAGACATTCAAGAAGGTGTATTTGCACGTAACTGGTTATTGGAGAATCAGATTGGCTGTACCAATTTCTTAGCAAAGAGAAGAAAAGAATCTGAACATCAATTAGAAACAGTTGGTGCGGAATTACGTAAAATGATGAGCTGGACAAACAAATCTAAGTTAATCAACAACTAA
- a CDS encoding glycosyltransferase family 2 protein codes for MEETKEWLIDAPDSQENEKIDVIIPVYKPDGKFRQLIERLVKQSRKPNTIFLLHTLEEPADSAAAISSREAIDFVKSLKTEDCNIHYTAVKKADFDHGGTRNLGASLSNAAFVVFMTQDAVPADSHLIENLIVPFKEKAVAAAYARQLPNPKSGIIESYTREFNYPLESYLKSEKDLPILGIKTYFCSNVCAVYRKKVYEELGGFVLKTIFNEDMIMAAGIIRAGYSIAYQADARVYHSHVYNYRQQFKRNFDLAVSQEQYREIFKAVKSENEGIKLVKRTLNYLCKEGKYYLIPDLILQSAFKYFGYKAGRNFKKLPLEFIKKLSMNPGYWEDDIK; via the coding sequence ATGGAAGAGACAAAAGAATGGTTAATAGATGCACCTGATAGTCAAGAAAATGAAAAAATAGATGTTATTATTCCGGTTTATAAACCGGATGGAAAATTCAGGCAGTTAATAGAGCGATTAGTGAAACAGAGCAGAAAGCCGAATACTATATTTTTGCTTCATACCTTGGAAGAGCCGGCAGACAGTGCGGCGGCTATTTCCTCCAGAGAAGCTATTGATTTTGTAAAAAGTCTTAAGACAGAGGATTGTAACATACATTATACAGCCGTAAAAAAGGCTGACTTTGACCATGGCGGAACAAGAAATTTAGGAGCGTCATTATCAAATGCTGCATTTGTTGTGTTTATGACTCAGGATGCGGTGCCTGCTGACAGTCATTTAATCGAAAATTTAATCGTACCTTTTAAAGAGAAGGCAGTAGCCGCAGCCTATGCCAGACAGCTACCTAACCCCAAATCCGGAATAATTGAAAGTTATACCAGAGAGTTTAATTATCCCTTAGAAAGTTACTTAAAGTCAGAGAAAGACTTACCGATTCTTGGAATAAAGACCTATTTTTGTTCCAATGTATGTGCAGTTTATCGTAAAAAGGTTTATGAGGAACTGGGTGGCTTTGTATTAAAGACCATTTTTAATGAAGATATGATTATGGCAGCCGGGATTATTAGAGCTGGCTATTCTATTGCATATCAGGCAGATGCAAGGGTATATCATTCCCATGTTTATAACTACAGACAGCAGTTTAAAAGGAATTTTGATTTAGCCGTATCGCAGGAACAGTATAGAGAAATATTTAAAGCGGTAAAGTCGGAAAATGAAGGCATCAAGTTAGTAAAGCGGACTTTAAATTATTTATGCAAAGAAGGAAAGTATTATTTGATTCCGGACTTAATTCTGCAAAGTGCTTTTAAGTATTTTGGATATAAGGCCGGAAGAAATTTTAAAAAGTTACCTTTGGAATTTATTAAGAAACTAAGTATGAATCCTGGATATTGGGAAGATGATATAAAATGA
- the mutY gene encoding A/G-specific adenine glycosylase, which translates to MTYNYSDTIEYLLDWYDLNARILPWRSNPKPYFVWISEIMLQQTRVEAVKAYFERFIKDLPDIKALAEVPEEKLLKLWEGLGYYNRARNLQKAAKHLLEDYDGVMPADYQALLKLPGIGTYTAGAIASIAFQIPEPAVDGNVLRVMKRLANSFDDITSSKVKSTLEQDLREIMPLERPGDFNQAIMELGATVCIPGGKPLCQKCPVVHLCQGYKNKNEMKIPVKPEKKPRKLEEKTLLVFKKAGKYALQKRPSKGLLAGLWELPYVEGRCLIEVVEEYLIKAGVRFESIEPLGAGKHIFSHIEWHMMGYLIVLPDDEIVNETSTNHDIWLESLVWADRKEIEEVYTLPSAFDTYKKYML; encoded by the coding sequence ATGACATATAACTATTCGGATACAATCGAGTATTTACTGGATTGGTATGATTTGAATGCAAGAATATTACCCTGGAGATCCAATCCCAAACCCTATTTTGTGTGGATATCTGAAATAATGCTACAGCAAACGAGAGTTGAAGCAGTAAAAGCATATTTTGAAAGATTTATAAAAGATTTGCCCGATATAAAAGCGCTTGCAGAGGTACCAGAGGAAAAACTTCTAAAATTGTGGGAAGGACTGGGGTATTATAACCGTGCCAGAAATCTACAAAAGGCTGCTAAGCATTTGCTTGAAGACTATGACGGTGTTATGCCGGCTGATTATCAGGCTTTACTAAAGCTTCCTGGCATCGGCACGTATACAGCAGGAGCAATTGCATCCATTGCCTTTCAGATACCGGAACCGGCAGTAGACGGCAATGTACTGCGGGTTATGAAACGTCTTGCCAACAGCTTTGATGATATTACCAGCAGCAAAGTAAAAAGTACATTGGAGCAGGATTTGCGCGAGATAATGCCTTTAGAAAGGCCGGGTGATTTTAACCAGGCAATTATGGAACTTGGAGCTACGGTATGCATTCCAGGAGGCAAACCTTTGTGCCAGAAATGTCCGGTGGTACATCTGTGTCAGGGGTACAAAAATAAGAATGAAATGAAGATTCCTGTTAAACCGGAAAAAAAGCCCAGGAAGCTGGAGGAAAAAACTCTACTGGTTTTTAAAAAGGCAGGAAAATATGCATTGCAAAAACGACCCTCCAAGGGACTACTAGCAGGTCTATGGGAGTTGCCCTATGTAGAGGGAAGGTGTCTTATAGAAGTTGTAGAGGAGTATTTAATTAAAGCAGGTGTCCGGTTTGAATCGATAGAACCCCTTGGAGCAGGAAAGCATATATTTTCTCATATTGAGTGGCATATGATGGGATATCTTATTGTACTGCCCGACGATGAAATTGTAAATGAAACTTCAACCAATCATGATATCTGGCTGGAAAGCTTAGTATGGGCAGACAGAAAAGAAATCGAAGAAGTATATACCTTGCCATCTGCCTTTGATACTTATAAAAAATACATGCTATAA
- the leuB gene encoding 3-isopropylmalate dehydrogenase, with protein MKYNIAVIPGDGIGPEIIREAKKVLDTVGKKYGHQFCYTEVLMGGVSIDATGVPLTEEALETAKKSDSVLLGAVGGHVGQSNWYSLPPNQRPEAGLLQLRKGLELFANLRPALLFEELKAACPLRDEIIREGFDFVVVRELTGGLYFGERKTYEENGLRKAYDTLAYDEEEIRRIAKWGFEIARKRKKKVCSVDKANVIDTSRLWRQVVKEVSADYPDVELSDMLVDNCAMQLVKNPGQFDVILTENMFGDILSDEASMVTGSIGMLSSASLGNSKLGLYEPSHGSAPDIAGQNKANPIATILSAAMMLRYSFDLEEEAAAVETAVQKVLKKEYRTVDILSEGKKLVGTDKMGDLIAEEIR; from the coding sequence ATGAAATATAACATAGCAGTTATACCGGGGGATGGTATCGGTCCTGAAATCATCCGGGAAGCAAAAAAAGTGTTAGATACGGTGGGGAAAAAATATGGACATCAATTCTGTTATACAGAGGTTTTAATGGGTGGTGTTTCCATTGATGCAACAGGTGTGCCATTAACAGAAGAGGCTTTGGAGACTGCGAAGAAAAGTGATTCTGTCCTTTTAGGTGCAGTAGGCGGTCATGTAGGACAATCCAATTGGTATTCCCTGCCTCCGAACCAGCGTCCTGAAGCCGGTTTGCTTCAGTTAAGAAAGGGGCTTGAACTTTTTGCTAATCTGCGTCCTGCCCTATTGTTTGAGGAACTAAAAGCTGCCTGTCCCTTACGAGATGAAATTATCCGAGAAGGTTTCGACTTTGTAGTAGTCAGAGAGCTAACCGGAGGACTCTATTTTGGAGAGCGAAAAACCTATGAGGAAAATGGACTGCGAAAAGCGTACGATACCTTGGCTTATGATGAAGAAGAAATACGACGAATTGCAAAGTGGGGGTTTGAAATAGCCAGAAAGCGAAAGAAGAAAGTCTGTAGTGTTGACAAGGCTAACGTAATAGACACTTCCAGACTTTGGAGACAGGTTGTTAAAGAAGTGTCAGCGGATTATCCGGATGTAGAACTAAGTGATATGTTAGTAGATAATTGTGCCATGCAGTTGGTAAAGAATCCAGGGCAATTCGATGTAATCCTAACTGAGAATATGTTTGGAGATATCTTATCGGATGAAGCTAGTATGGTGACTGGTTCCATAGGAATGTTATCCTCTGCAAGCCTTGGCAATAGCAAACTAGGATTATATGAACCAAGCCATGGCTCTGCACCGGATATAGCAGGTCAGAATAAGGCGAATCCAATAGCAACTATACTATCTGCTGCCATGATGCTGCGTTATTCCTTTGACTTGGAGGAGGAAGCAGCAGCGGTGGAAACGGCAGTTCAGAAAGTCTTAAAAAAGGAATATCGTACAGTGGACATATTATCAGAAGGAAAAAAACTGGTAGGCACTGATAAAATGGGTGATTTGATAGCAGAAGAAATAAGATAG
- the leuC gene encoding 3-isopropylmalate dehydratase large subunit: MGMTMTQKILAAHARLDNVTAGQLIEADLDLVLGNDVTAPVAIKEMQKVKGNGVFDKDKIALVPDHFTPNKDIKSAEHCKCVRDFAYEHDITNYFEIGEMGIEHALLPEKGLVVAGDVVIGADSHTCTYGALGAFSTGVGSTDMAAGMATGKAWFKVPSALKFELVGKPAEWVSGKDIILHIIGKIGVDGALYKSMEFTGEGISHLTMDDRFSMANMAIEAGAKNGIFPVDEKVLEYIKEHSSKAYKVYEADDDAVYDETYVIDLSALKPTVAFPHLPENTRTIDEVGDIKIDQVVIGSCTNGRIEDLRTAAKVLAGRKVAKGMRVIVFPATQAIYLQAMEEGLLSTFIKAGAVVSTPTCGPCLGGHMGILAAGERAVATTNRNFVGRMGHVESEVYLASPAVAAASAVTGKISGPKELGL, from the coding sequence ATGGGAATGACTATGACCCAAAAGATATTGGCGGCTCATGCTAGACTTGATAATGTAACTGCCGGTCAGTTAATTGAAGCAGACTTGGATTTAGTTTTGGGAAATGACGTGACAGCGCCTGTTGCCATTAAAGAAATGCAAAAGGTTAAAGGCAATGGGGTTTTTGATAAGGATAAAATCGCCTTGGTTCCTGATCATTTCACACCCAATAAGGATATTAAATCGGCTGAACACTGTAAATGTGTAAGGGATTTTGCCTATGAGCATGACATTACCAATTATTTTGAAATTGGTGAGATGGGGATTGAGCATGCATTATTACCTGAAAAAGGGCTTGTAGTAGCAGGTGATGTAGTGATAGGAGCCGATTCCCATACCTGTACTTATGGTGCACTTGGGGCATTTTCCACCGGTGTAGGAAGCACGGACATGGCAGCAGGAATGGCAACCGGTAAGGCATGGTTTAAGGTACCATCCGCTCTTAAGTTTGAACTGGTAGGAAAACCCGCTGAGTGGGTAAGCGGAAAAGATATTATTCTGCACATTATCGGAAAAATCGGAGTAGATGGTGCTTTGTATAAATCTATGGAATTTACGGGAGAGGGTATCAGCCATCTGACCATGGATGACCGTTTTTCCATGGCAAATATGGCAATAGAAGCCGGAGCAAAAAATGGAATATTTCCGGTAGATGAGAAAGTTCTTGAATACATAAAAGAACACTCTTCAAAAGCTTATAAGGTCTATGAAGCAGATGACGATGCTGTATATGATGAAACTTATGTTATTGATTTATCAGCTTTAAAACCCACAGTAGCATTTCCACATTTGCCGGAGAACACCCGAACGATTGACGAAGTGGGAGACATTAAGATAGACCAGGTGGTAATTGGTTCCTGTACCAATGGCAGAATTGAAGATTTAAGGACAGCAGCTAAGGTTCTTGCAGGAAGAAAGGTTGCAAAGGGTATGCGTGTAATTGTATTCCCGGCAACACAGGCAATTTATTTGCAGGCAATGGAAGAGGGATTGTTATCAACCTTTATTAAGGCAGGAGCAGTTGTAAGCACCCCCACCTGCGGTCCATGTCTTGGCGGACATATGGGTATACTTGCAGCAGGAGAACGAGCAGTAGCAACGACAAACCGTAATTTTGTCGGACGTATGGGACATGTAGAATCTGAAGTATATTTGGCTAGTCCTGCGGTAGCAGCGGCAAGTGCCGTAACCGGCAAGATTTCAGGACCTAAGGAACTGGGTTTATAA
- a CDS encoding DegV family protein, translating to MKDYIIITESTSDLPQEIADELGIQVMPMTFELSGKSYTHYPDGREMDFHAFYDRLRNGEKSVTSLINTEAFIEFFEPFIKEGKDILYIGFSSGLSGTYNSSLLAKEELLERYPDTKVECIDSKAASAGEGLLVYTAAKKKKEGLSFEELSKWLLDNALHLCHWFTVDDLNHLKRGGRVSALSAGIGTALNIKPVLHVDNEGHLIPVEKVRGRKKSLNALFEHMKDTSINPKDQVVFIGHGDSYEDAEYLASQIKEELQVKEIVITPIGPVIGAHSGPGTIALYFFGTER from the coding sequence ATGAAAGACTATATTATTATTACAGAATCAACGTCTGATTTACCTCAAGAAATTGCAGACGAACTGGGAATACAGGTTATGCCCATGACCTTTGAACTTAGTGGAAAGAGTTACACCCACTATCCGGATGGAAGAGAGATGGATTTTCATGCATTTTATGACCGGTTGAGAAATGGAGAAAAATCAGTAACTTCTTTAATTAACACGGAAGCTTTTATAGAATTTTTTGAACCATTTATAAAGGAAGGGAAAGATATCTTATACATTGGTTTTTCATCAGGACTTAGCGGTACTTATAATTCCTCGTTATTGGCAAAGGAAGAACTTTTAGAACGTTACCCGGATACAAAAGTTGAATGTATTGATTCTAAGGCAGCCTCAGCAGGAGAAGGACTTTTAGTATATACTGCAGCTAAGAAAAAGAAAGAAGGATTAAGTTTTGAAGAATTAAGCAAGTGGCTTTTGGATAATGCACTGCATTTATGTCACTGGTTTACCGTAGATGATTTGAATCATCTGAAACGAGGCGGCCGAGTAAGTGCATTAAGTGCGGGTATCGGTACAGCTTTGAACATAAAGCCTGTATTGCATGTGGATAATGAAGGTCATCTAATACCGGTGGAGAAAGTAAGAGGCCGTAAAAAATCGTTAAATGCTTTATTTGAACATATGAAGGATACTTCCATAAATCCTAAAGACCAGGTAGTATTTATCGGACACGGTGATTCTTATGAGGATGCAGAGTATCTTGCAAGCCAAATCAAGGAAGAATTACAGGTAAAGGAGATTGTAATTACACCGATTGGACCTGTTATTGGAGCTCACTCAGGACCCGGTACCATCGCATTGTATTTCTTTGGAACAGAGCGTTAG
- a CDS encoding glycosyltransferase family 2 protein produces MKYVNIIMAAYNGGKFIGEQLESILNNDYTNWILWVFDDGSTDETQSIVRKHQIDYPDKIKYIKNSRNLGVTHNFLNGLCYVVNEGDRTNDSYFMFCDQDDVWYSNKIADTVSCMLKLEKKHGRSIPAAVFTDVNVVDSALMTIHPSFHHSNHLDTKKLDLPHLLMENKLIGCTTMINYSLASKVTVKSHMHIRYHDWWIGLIAASCGNIGYLHKATMAYRQHGNNLVGDQNFIGYVEKRILSFKEQRETLLSTVKQAGTFYRMYHKELEPQQKLQIYTFANLYNYNWILRRAVVMKHGYLKSGFLRNLGLLLIL; encoded by the coding sequence ATGAAGTATGTTAACATTATTATGGCGGCTTATAATGGCGGCAAATTCATTGGAGAACAATTAGAATCGATACTCAATAATGACTATACTAATTGGATTTTATGGGTATTTGATGACGGTTCTACGGATGAAACACAAAGCATAGTCAGAAAGCATCAGATAGATTATCCGGATAAAATAAAGTATATAAAAAACAGCAGGAATCTGGGTGTAACGCATAACTTTTTGAATGGTCTCTGCTATGTAGTTAATGAAGGGGATCGTACCAACGACTCTTATTTTATGTTCTGTGATCAGGACGATGTCTGGTATTCGAATAAAATAGCAGACACCGTAAGCTGTATGCTGAAACTAGAAAAAAAACATGGAAGAAGCATACCGGCAGCAGTTTTTACAGATGTTAATGTAGTAGATTCTGCGTTGATGACAATACACCCTTCGTTTCACCACTCCAATCACTTAGATACAAAAAAATTAGATTTGCCTCATCTGCTTATGGAAAATAAATTGATTGGTTGTACTACTATGATTAATTATTCTTTAGCAAGTAAGGTAACTGTAAAGTCACATATGCATATCCGTTACCATGACTGGTGGATTGGTCTGATAGCAGCAAGCTGCGGCAATATAGGATATCTGCACAAGGCAACAATGGCATATCGGCAGCATGGGAATAATTTGGTGGGAGACCAGAATTTTATAGGTTATGTTGAAAAACGTATTCTATCGTTTAAAGAGCAACGTGAAACCTTGCTATCCACAGTAAAGCAGGCAGGTACATTTTACAGGATGTACCATAAAGAGTTAGAGCCACAGCAAAAACTGCAAATTTATACATTTGCTAATCTTTACAATTACAACTGGATTTTGCGTCGGGCTGTGGTGATGAAACATGGATATTTGAAGTCTGGATTTTTAAGAAACCTTGGATTATTGCTAATTCTATAA
- a CDS encoding LysR family transcriptional regulator — protein sequence MDFNLTNYKIFNTVASTGNISHAAKELYISQPAISKAISKLEESLGVPLFIRSSRGVRLTGEGEILYEYTKSAFLTLSQGERNLRRIHELGMGHLRIGVSATLCKYILLPYLKNFVLTYPHVKVSIECQSTFKTLELLEQNKIDIGLIGLPEDLKNLDFYPVKKIEDIFVATKSYLENLRLRESSVMPAYSSINNESISLPSSFIFKTANIMLLDEKNMTRLFIDNYFTKNQIETNQILEISNMDLLIEFAKISLGVSCVIKEFVETELKQELLVEIPLENPLKAREIGFAYKKSAQLTQTLEKFIQFYRTTS from the coding sequence ATGGACTTTAATTTAACCAATTATAAAATCTTTAACACCGTTGCTTCTACAGGCAATATCTCACATGCTGCTAAAGAATTGTATATCAGTCAACCTGCTATCAGTAAAGCTATTAGTAAACTTGAAGAAAGTTTAGGTGTTCCCTTATTTATAAGATCTTCGAGGGGTGTACGTCTTACAGGAGAAGGAGAAATATTATATGAATATACCAAATCTGCTTTTCTCACCCTTTCTCAAGGGGAACGAAACCTCCGCCGAATTCATGAACTTGGAATGGGGCACCTGCGCATCGGAGTCAGTGCTACTCTATGCAAATATATTCTGCTGCCATATTTAAAAAACTTCGTTCTAACCTATCCCCATGTAAAAGTTTCCATTGAATGTCAATCTACCTTTAAAACTCTTGAACTTTTGGAGCAGAATAAAATTGATATAGGATTAATCGGACTTCCGGAAGATCTTAAAAATCTGGATTTTTATCCCGTCAAAAAAATTGAAGATATTTTTGTGGCTACTAAATCTTATTTAGAAAATTTAAGACTAAGGGAATCTTCTGTAATGCCAGCTTATAGCTCTATCAATAACGAAAGCATCTCCCTGCCCTCTTCTTTCATTTTTAAAACTGCTAATATTATGCTATTGGATGAAAAAAATATGACCAGATTGTTTATAGATAATTATTTTACCAAAAATCAGATTGAAACAAATCAAATTCTTGAGATCAGTAACATGGATTTGTTAATAGAATTTGCAAAGATAAGTCTTGGTGTATCCTGTGTAATAAAAGAATTCGTTGAGACAGAGCTAAAGCAGGAGCTTTTGGTGGAAATCCCTCTAGAAAATCCCTTAAAAGCCAGAGAAATCGGCTTTGCTTATAAAAAATCTGCACAGTTAACACAGACCTTAGAAAAATTTATACAGTTTTATAGAACCACCTCTTAA